A genomic segment from Bacillus sp. (in: firmicutes) encodes:
- a CDS encoding IS3 family transposase: MIGSLSRKGNCYDNAACIESFHGILKRELVYQIKYRTREEAKKSLFEYIKFFYNSKRIHSTLGYFTPNEFKRMYRNYAA, from the coding sequence ATGATAGGTAGTTTGAGCCGAAAAGGTAACTGTTATGACAATGCTGCTTGTATTGAGTCTTTTCATGGCATTCTTAAACGTGAACTAGTGTATCAGATTAAGTATAGAACTAGGGAAGAAGCGAAAAAATCATTGTTCGAATATATCAAGTTCTTCTACAATTCTAAGCGGATTCATTCGACGTTGGGTTATTTTACACCAAATGAATTTAAGCGAATGTATAGAAATTACGCAGCTTGA
- a CDS encoding amino acid dehydrogenase, producing MGRGLFTLLFLFLILITMPACNTVDNTENLEEKQQVIERVKEKKQENKQKDKAKESSIEIDPLPSTYEELSKLPVGELADFRPDTSEPEKTLEAFKDLPDISS from the coding sequence ATGGGAAGAGGTTTATTTACATTATTGTTCCTTTTTTTAATACTAATTACGATGCCGGCATGTAATACGGTTGATAATACTGAAAATTTAGAAGAAAAACAACAGGTGATTGAACGAGTAAAGGAAAAGAAGCAGGAAAATAAACAGAAAGATAAAGCGAAAGAAAGTAGTATTGAAATAGATCCTCTTCCAAGTACATATGAGGAGTTATCAAAATTACCAGTCGGGGAGCTTGCTGATTTTCGCCCTGATACAAGTGAACCAGAAAAAACATTAGAGGCTTTTAAAGATTTACCTGATATTTCAAGTA